In one Sphingobium sp. MI1205 genomic region, the following are encoded:
- a CDS encoding DUF1272 domain-containing protein — MLEMRPDCERCGMDLPADAPGAFICSFECTFCAACAEALDDRCPNCGGELMDRPTRMGDTLARHPASTQRRHKA, encoded by the coding sequence ATGCTTGAGATGCGACCCGATTGCGAGCGTTGCGGCATGGACCTGCCCGCAGACGCGCCCGGCGCGTTCATCTGCTCGTTCGAATGCACCTTCTGCGCGGCCTGTGCCGAGGCGTTGGATGATCGCTGCCCCAATTGTGGCGGCGAGTTGATGGACCGTCCAACGCGCATGGGCGACACGCTTGCCCGTCATCCCGCCTCAACCCAGCGCCGCCACAAGGCATGA
- the glmM gene encoding phosphoglucosamine mutase, translated as MSRRYFGTDGIRGRTNQWPMTAELAMKVGMAAGKHFQRGSHRHRVVIGKDTRLSGYMVENALVAGFTAVGMDVVQFGPIPTPAVALLAHSMRADLGVMISASHNPYADNGIKLFGPDGYKLSDEDELKIEAMLEQEIALAASPDIGRARRVEDARGRYIHAVKSSFPADLRLDGLKIVVDCANGAAYQVAPSALWELGAEVIAIGVTPNGMNINDGCGSTSPLLCQETVVSSGADIGIALDGDADRLIVVDEKGQIVDGDQIMALIAGNFARDGLLRGGGLVATIMSNLGLERHLAGQGINLERTKVGDRYVLERMREGGFNVGGEQSGHMILSDYATTGDGTVAGLQVLAALVRAGKPASEVLHQFDPVPQLLKNVRFSGGKPLEHEDVKRVIAQAETELNGCGRLVIRPSGTEPVIRVMAEGDREDQVKDVVERICDAVAKVAA; from the coding sequence ATGAGCAGGCGTTATTTCGGCACCGATGGTATCCGGGGCCGCACCAACCAGTGGCCGATGACGGCGGAACTTGCGATGAAGGTCGGCATGGCCGCGGGCAAGCATTTCCAGCGTGGCAGCCACCGCCATCGGGTGGTGATTGGCAAGGACACCCGCCTGTCGGGCTATATGGTTGAAAATGCCCTTGTCGCGGGCTTTACCGCGGTCGGCATGGATGTCGTCCAGTTCGGCCCGATCCCGACGCCTGCTGTGGCCCTGCTTGCTCATTCGATGCGGGCGGACCTGGGCGTCATGATCTCTGCCAGCCACAATCCCTATGCAGACAATGGCATCAAGCTGTTTGGCCCCGACGGCTACAAACTGTCGGACGAGGATGAGCTGAAGATAGAGGCGATGCTGGAGCAGGAAATTGCGCTGGCCGCATCGCCCGACATTGGCCGCGCGCGCCGCGTGGAGGATGCGCGCGGTCGCTACATTCATGCCGTCAAGTCGAGTTTCCCCGCTGACCTGCGCCTCGATGGACTGAAGATCGTCGTCGATTGCGCCAATGGCGCCGCCTATCAGGTCGCGCCTTCGGCCTTGTGGGAACTGGGCGCGGAAGTGATCGCGATCGGCGTCACGCCCAACGGCATGAACATCAACGATGGGTGCGGATCGACTTCACCGCTGTTGTGCCAGGAAACGGTTGTGTCGTCGGGCGCGGACATCGGCATTGCCTTGGACGGCGACGCGGACCGGTTGATCGTCGTGGATGAAAAGGGGCAGATCGTCGATGGCGATCAGATCATGGCGCTGATCGCTGGCAATTTCGCGCGCGACGGGCTTTTGCGCGGCGGCGGACTGGTTGCAACGATCATGTCCAACCTCGGGTTGGAGCGCCACCTTGCGGGGCAGGGCATCAACCTTGAGCGCACCAAGGTCGGCGACCGCTATGTGCTGGAGCGGATGCGGGAAGGTGGCTTCAATGTGGGCGGCGAGCAGTCGGGACACATGATCCTGTCCGACTATGCGACGACGGGCGATGGCACTGTGGCCGGGCTACAGGTGCTGGCGGCGCTGGTCCGTGCGGGCAAGCCGGCGAGCGAAGTGCTTCATCAGTTCGATCCCGTGCCCCAATTGCTCAAAAATGTCCGCTTCTCTGGCGGCAAGCCGCTGGAGCATGAGGATGTGAAGCGCGTTATTGCGCAGGCAGAGACTGAACTGAACGGCTGCGGCCGCCTGGTCATCCGGCCGTCCGGGACTGAACCGGTGATCCGCGTCATGGCGGAAGGCGATCGCGAGGATCAGGTGAAGGATGTTGTCGAACGCATCTGCGATGCCGTGGCGAAGGTCGCCGCATGA
- a CDS encoding alanine/glycine:cation symporter family protein: MDGFNAAVDALSGAVFFKVPLLGTQIELIVLYLAAPMLFFTIWLGFPNVRALGRALRILRAQPGADEAKGDVSQWGALTTALAGTIGLGNIAGVAVALTMGGPGAILWMFIIGWFAMTVKMAEVTLGLKYRTFDRQGHVHGGPMYVLRAVGAARGWPRLGLALGGLYAFFALFGAIPMVQVNQSFAQVKVVTGLSNGWAYGMLLAAAVALVTLGGAAWLGEVAKRLTPLKVAVYLAGVAAVLIFHAPAIPGALAEIWHGAWSGSAATGGAVGAFVAGMRRAVFASEAGVGSAVMAHSLARVRHPVSEGLVALLEPLLGTMIVCAIGGLALVVAGTWRSGLEGIAITSAAFAQVSPWLPWLLAVVVVLFAYSTLVAWGFYGLQAWGYLFGNGPKAQWSYKILYIIALPPAAAIDLGRVVDIVDSSFFLMAIPNVIALYLCAGELRRDVRAYLRTPEEEGQSPHGAKVVR, translated from the coding sequence ATGGACGGGTTCAATGCAGCGGTGGACGCGCTATCGGGGGCGGTCTTCTTCAAGGTGCCGTTGCTGGGCACCCAGATCGAGCTGATCGTGCTCTATCTGGCAGCGCCCATGCTGTTCTTCACGATCTGGCTTGGCTTTCCCAATGTGCGTGCGTTGGGCAGGGCGCTGCGCATCCTGAGGGCGCAGCCGGGAGCGGACGAGGCCAAAGGCGACGTCAGCCAATGGGGTGCGCTGACCACCGCGCTTGCCGGAACCATAGGCCTGGGCAACATCGCGGGCGTCGCCGTGGCGCTGACCATGGGCGGACCGGGAGCGATCCTGTGGATGTTCATTATCGGCTGGTTCGCGATGACGGTCAAAATGGCCGAAGTGACGCTTGGGCTGAAATATCGCACCTTCGACAGGCAGGGTCATGTGCATGGCGGACCAATGTACGTGCTGCGGGCAGTAGGCGCGGCACGGGGCTGGCCCAGGCTTGGGCTGGCGCTTGGCGGCCTTTATGCCTTTTTTGCGCTGTTTGGGGCGATCCCCATGGTGCAGGTCAATCAAAGCTTCGCACAGGTGAAGGTGGTGACGGGCCTGTCGAACGGCTGGGCCTATGGGATGCTGCTGGCGGCAGCCGTCGCGCTCGTCACGTTGGGCGGTGCGGCCTGGCTGGGCGAGGTGGCAAAGCGGCTGACACCGCTCAAGGTCGCGGTCTATCTCGCTGGCGTGGCCGCCGTGTTGATATTCCATGCTCCCGCCATTCCAGGCGCGCTGGCGGAGATCTGGCATGGGGCGTGGAGCGGCAGCGCAGCGACCGGCGGGGCAGTCGGTGCATTCGTTGCGGGCATGCGCCGGGCGGTCTTCGCAAGCGAAGCGGGGGTGGGCTCCGCGGTGATGGCGCACAGCCTTGCACGTGTGCGGCATCCTGTATCCGAAGGGCTGGTTGCGTTACTTGAACCGCTGCTGGGGACGATGATCGTCTGCGCGATCGGCGGCCTGGCGTTGGTGGTCGCGGGCACATGGCGGTCCGGATTGGAAGGCATAGCCATCACCTCGGCGGCCTTTGCGCAGGTGTCGCCCTGGTTACCCTGGCTGCTGGCTGTGGTGGTGGTTCTGTTCGCCTATTCGACGCTGGTTGCCTGGGGCTTTTATGGATTGCAGGCCTGGGGCTATTTGTTCGGCAATGGGCCAAAAGCGCAGTGGAGCTACAAGATCCTTTACATCATCGCTCTGCCGCCTGCAGCTGCAATCGATCTTGGTCGCGTGGTCGATATTGTCGATAGCAGTTTCTTCTTGATGGCCATTCCCAACGTGATCGCACTCTATTTGTGCGCGGGGGAGTTGAGGCGCGATGTGCGTGCTTATCTCCGTACACCCGAGGAAGAGGGCCAGTCCCCTCACGGGGCAAAAGTCGTCCGATAA
- a CDS encoding CsbD family protein: MGELTDKVKAAGNKTAGAVKEGVGRNNGDADLVAEGKAQKAKGTAQNVKGSIKGALGDDI, from the coding sequence ATGGGCGAACTGACCGACAAGGTAAAAGCAGCTGGAAACAAGACAGCCGGCGCCGTCAAGGAAGGGGTGGGCCGCAACAATGGCGACGCCGATCTGGTAGCGGAAGGCAAGGCGCAGAAGGCCAAGGGCACTGCGCAGAACGTCAAGGGTTCGATCAAGGGCGCACTTGGCGACGACATCTGA
- the rpsI gene encoding 30S ribosomal protein S9 has translation MSDNRQSLSDLASLTTNAPAPAAAAAADTVAADAPIAPVQPSAPLREQEIDSLGRAYATGRRKDAVARVWVKPGTGKITVNGRDQEIYFARPTLRLVINQPFGVTEREGQYDVIATVKGGGLSGQAGAVKHGIAQALSKYEPALRSAVKAEGFLTRDSRVVERKKYGKAKARRSFQFSKR, from the coding sequence ATGTCCGATAACCGCCAGTCCCTGTCCGACCTCGCGTCGCTGACCACCAACGCTCCGGCTCCTGCTGCTGCGGCTGCTGCCGACACTGTTGCTGCCGACGCGCCTATCGCACCTGTTCAGCCGTCCGCTCCCCTGCGTGAGCAGGAAATCGACAGCCTCGGCCGCGCCTATGCTACCGGCCGCCGCAAGGACGCCGTCGCTCGCGTTTGGGTAAAGCCCGGCACCGGCAAGATCACGGTCAACGGCCGCGATCAGGAAATCTATTTCGCCCGTCCGACCCTGCGCCTGGTTATCAACCAGCCCTTCGGCGTTACCGAGCGCGAAGGTCAGTATGACGTGATCGCTACCGTCAAGGGCGGTGGTCTTTCGGGTCAGGCCGGCGCGGTCAAGCATGGCATCGCCCAGGCGCTGTCGAAGTACGAGCCTGCGCTGCGCAGCGCGGTCAAGGCCGAAGGCTTCCTGACCCGCGACAGCCGCGTCGTTGAACGTAAGAAGTACGGCAAGGCCAAGGCTCGCCGCAGCTTCCAGTTCTCGAAGCGCTAA
- the rplM gene encoding 50S ribosomal protein L13 yields the protein MKALMKTTKPATPATVEKKWVLIDAEGLVVGRLASTVANILRGKHKPSFTPHVDCGDNVIIINAGKVKFTGKKLTDKVYYKHTGYAGGIKETTPAKILEGRFPERVLEKAIERMIPRGPLGRQQMRNLRVFAGAEHPHEAQNPEVLDFASRNRKNKVGA from the coding sequence ATGAAGGCGCTGATGAAGACCACCAAGCCGGCAACCCCGGCAACGGTCGAAAAGAAGTGGGTCCTGATCGACGCGGAAGGTCTCGTCGTCGGCCGCCTCGCCTCGACCGTCGCGAACATCCTGCGCGGCAAGCACAAGCCGTCCTTCACCCCGCACGTCGATTGTGGTGACAATGTCATCATCATCAACGCTGGCAAGGTGAAGTTCACCGGCAAGAAGCTGACCGACAAGGTTTACTACAAGCACACCGGCTATGCCGGCGGCATCAAGGAAACCACGCCTGCCAAGATCCTGGAAGGCCGTTTTCCTGAGCGCGTCCTTGAAAAGGCGATCGAGCGCATGATCCCCCGTGGTCCGCTTGGTCGCCAGCAGATGCGCAACCTGCGCGTTTTCGCCGGCGCCGAACATCCGCACGAAGCGCAGAACCCCGAAGTGCTCGATTTCGCATCGCGCAACCGCAAGAACAAGGTGGGTGCATAA
- a CDS encoding COX15/CtaA family protein, whose protein sequence is MTAIALRRPAMAAPRPVSIARWLLVVAALVFGMVVVGGITRLTESGLSITQWKPITGAIPPLTHDQWMDAFRLYQQIPEYRQLRQGMTLSDFQFIFFWEWVHRLLGRLIGVAFALPLLWFAWRRAIPARYGPRLVALLALGGLQGAIGWWMVTSGLSVRTDVSHYRLAVHLLTALFIIGGLIWTALDLLALARDGSARPAALRPFALVVLLVLFVQLLFGAFTAGLDAGYVSSTWPLMNDHLVPQGIEWLGSLWATLSSDPYLVHFIHRWWAWAAAAALILLARRAKGAGARGASIAINASVGTQIALGIATVVSGIALPLAVLHQAVGALVVASAAWGAHAVGMRRSSMS, encoded by the coding sequence ATGACCGCAATCGCCCTTCGTCGCCCGGCCATGGCTGCCCCCCGTCCTGTGTCCATCGCCCGCTGGCTATTGGTGGTGGCGGCGCTGGTGTTCGGCATGGTGGTGGTGGGCGGCATCACGCGGCTGACCGAATCGGGTCTTTCGATCACCCAGTGGAAACCGATTACCGGCGCAATCCCCCCGCTGACCCACGATCAATGGATGGACGCGTTCCGCCTGTATCAGCAGATCCCCGAATATCGGCAGTTGCGACAGGGCATGACGCTCTCCGACTTCCAGTTCATCTTCTTCTGGGAATGGGTCCACCGGCTGCTCGGCCGCCTGATCGGCGTCGCTTTCGCGCTGCCCTTATTGTGGTTTGCCTGGCGCCGGGCGATCCCTGCACGCTATGGCCCGCGCCTCGTCGCGCTGCTTGCGCTGGGCGGGCTTCAGGGCGCGATCGGCTGGTGGATGGTGACATCCGGCCTGTCGGTCCGCACCGATGTCAGCCATTACCGGCTCGCGGTTCATCTGCTGACGGCGCTCTTCATCATCGGTGGTCTCATCTGGACGGCGCTTGACCTTCTGGCGCTGGCGCGGGACGGGTCCGCCCGGCCGGCGGCGCTGCGGCCCTTCGCGCTGGTCGTGCTGCTGGTGCTGTTCGTCCAGCTGCTGTTCGGTGCTTTTACCGCCGGGCTTGATGCGGGCTATGTTTCCAGCACCTGGCCGCTGATGAACGACCATCTCGTGCCCCAGGGGATCGAATGGCTGGGGTCGCTCTGGGCCACCCTGTCCAGCGATCCCTATCTGGTTCATTTCATCCACCGTTGGTGGGCCTGGGCCGCCGCCGCCGCGCTCATCCTGCTTGCGCGCCGGGCGAAGGGGGCAGGGGCGCGCGGCGCTTCGATCGCAATCAATGCCTCGGTCGGCACGCAGATCGCGCTCGGCATCGCCACCGTCGTCAGCGGCATCGCCCTGCCTCTCGCCGTGCTGCACCAGGCGGTGGGCGCGCTGGTGGTCGCTTCGGCCGCATGGGGCGCGCACGCCGTGGGGATGCGTCGGTCCTCAATGTCCTGA
- a CDS encoding hybrid sensor histidine kinase/response regulator, with the protein MTALANGVAGLIAAQGPLGELTARIDDQSPLGPVESWTPALVSTVRLILSAKAEIVLFWGPDLCAIYNEAYAPTIGDKHPAALGRPARESWAELWHDLEPLLLSVIRNGETVHAKDRPFYIERDGGRGEEVFFDISYSPVFEGDGSIGGALCIVSETTRRVRAERETLAERTRLWTLARDPFLVADMNGVWLSASPAWTDILGWSEEELIGRTSEWMEHPDDAAHTQGEIEALKNGAPTLRFENRFRTKGGEYRTFSWTAVPDKDLIYCVARDVTEQRAHARALAEAEAALRQAQKMETLGQLTGGVAHDFNNLLQVVTGNLELLQRGLKDNERLRRAADNAMAGAERATMLTQRLLAFSRRQPLTPERVDPNRLVSHMSDLLARTLGERIEVETIQTARAWPVEIDINQMENALLNLAVNARDAMPDGGKLTIEVANTHIDDLYAAQEDDLTPGQYVLISMSDTGQGMDADTLSHAIEPFFTTKDVGRGTGLGLSMVYGFIKQSGGHIRVYSEVGHGTSVKIYLPRYHGPVVANDRDAPGEAPPLPPGGNHETVLVCEDDDKVRAYAVEVLTELGYRVVEASNGAAALAALEQAAPPVDLLFTDVVLPGGMTGADVAREASARRPELKILFATGYARNAIFHHGRLDPGVELLTKPFTYAKLAGKVREMLDRRVARQAG; encoded by the coding sequence ATGACGGCGCTGGCGAACGGCGTCGCCGGGTTGATCGCCGCGCAGGGTCCGCTGGGCGAGCTGACAGCGCGCATCGACGATCAATCGCCACTGGGGCCAGTGGAAAGCTGGACCCCGGCGCTGGTCTCGACGGTACGGCTGATCCTGTCGGCCAAGGCGGAGATCGTGCTGTTTTGGGGCCCGGACCTGTGCGCCATCTATAATGAAGCCTATGCGCCGACGATCGGGGACAAGCATCCCGCGGCGCTTGGCCGCCCGGCGCGCGAAAGCTGGGCCGAGCTGTGGCACGACCTGGAGCCGTTGCTGCTGTCCGTCATACGAAATGGCGAGACCGTTCATGCCAAGGATCGGCCATTTTATATCGAGCGCGACGGTGGGCGCGGCGAAGAGGTGTTTTTCGACATCAGCTATTCGCCCGTGTTCGAAGGCGACGGATCGATCGGCGGCGCATTGTGCATCGTCAGTGAAACCACCAGGCGCGTCAGGGCCGAGCGCGAAACGCTGGCCGAGCGCACCCGGCTGTGGACCTTGGCGCGCGATCCGTTTCTGGTCGCCGACATGAACGGCGTCTGGCTGTCGGCAAGCCCGGCCTGGACCGACATATTGGGATGGAGCGAAGAGGAGCTGATCGGCCGGACGTCCGAATGGATGGAGCATCCCGATGACGCTGCGCATACGCAAGGCGAGATAGAAGCCCTGAAGAATGGCGCGCCCACGCTTCGCTTCGAAAACCGTTTTCGCACCAAAGGCGGCGAATATCGCACCTTCAGCTGGACGGCGGTGCCCGACAAGGACCTGATCTATTGCGTGGCGCGCGACGTTACCGAGCAGCGCGCCCACGCCAGGGCGCTCGCCGAAGCGGAAGCCGCGTTGCGGCAGGCGCAGAAGATGGAGACGCTGGGCCAGCTGACCGGCGGGGTCGCGCATGACTTCAACAATCTGTTGCAGGTCGTCACCGGCAATCTGGAACTGCTGCAACGCGGGCTGAAGGACAATGAACGGCTGCGCCGCGCAGCCGACAACGCCATGGCCGGGGCCGAGCGAGCGACAATGCTGACCCAACGGCTGTTGGCTTTTTCCCGTCGCCAGCCTTTGACCCCCGAACGCGTCGATCCCAACCGGCTGGTCAGCCACATGTCCGACCTGCTGGCCCGCACGCTGGGCGAGCGGATCGAAGTGGAAACGATCCAGACAGCGCGTGCCTGGCCCGTGGAAATCGACATCAACCAGATGGAAAATGCCCTGCTGAACCTGGCCGTCAATGCGCGCGATGCGATGCCGGACGGAGGCAAGCTGACCATCGAAGTGGCCAACACCCATATCGACGATCTTTATGCCGCGCAGGAAGACGATCTGACGCCGGGTCAATATGTGCTGATCAGCATGTCCGATACAGGTCAGGGCATGGACGCCGACACGTTGAGCCACGCGATCGAACCCTTTTTCACCACCAAGGATGTGGGACGGGGCACGGGGCTTGGCCTGTCGATGGTCTATGGCTTCATCAAGCAGTCCGGCGGCCATATCAGGGTCTATTCAGAGGTCGGCCACGGGACGAGCGTCAAGATCTACCTGCCCCGCTATCATGGGCCGGTCGTCGCCAATGACAGGGATGCGCCGGGGGAAGCCCCGCCCCTGCCCCCCGGCGGCAACCATGAAACAGTGCTGGTGTGCGAGGATGACGACAAGGTGCGGGCCTATGCGGTGGAGGTGCTGACCGAACTGGGTTACCGCGTCGTCGAAGCCAGCAACGGCGCCGCCGCTCTGGCCGCGCTGGAGCAGGCCGCGCCGCCGGTCGATCTGCTTTTCACCGATGTCGTGCTGCCCGGCGGGATGACCGGCGCGGATGTCGCGCGAGAAGCGTCGGCCCGGCGACCGGAACTAAAGATATTGTTTGCGACGGGCTATGCGCGGAACGCCATTTTCCACCATGGGCGGCTGGATCCGGGCGTTGAACTGCTGACCAAGCCTTTCACCTATGCCAAGTTGGCGGGGAAGGTGCGGGAAATGCTGGACCGGCGGGTTGCGCGGCAGGCCGGATAG
- a CDS encoding sugar MFS transporter, protein MPAPLSSSATVADQHPATRYGPALTLLASLFFMWGFITVINNTLLPHLRSVFDLSYTQTTLIESVWFIAYFVASLPAAKLIERVGYQTSLVIGLLIMAAGSLGMMLAASLPSYGVTLAMLFIIASGITLLQVAANPYVVVVGKPETASSRLNLVQAMNSAGTMLAPLFGAYLILGRSKGGTSTAGTVLTEAERIADAQSVILPYGIVALVLVALAIVIARFPLPAMGSATKRMAREERKKHSLWAHRNLLFGIPAIFIYVLAEIGVANLFVNFVSQPDIANLTHEQAGRYLTFLWGGMMVGRFVGSAIMQRVDAGKVLAAFATGAFIVMIVTVLSDGPIAMWSLILVGLFHSIMFPTIFALGIRGLGPLTEEGSGLLIMAIAGGSLVVVQGWLADNYGLQNSFLLTAVCELYILFYALWGSRPTAALPDQQVS, encoded by the coding sequence ATGCCAGCCCCCCTCTCATCATCCGCAACGGTGGCCGATCAACACCCCGCCACCCGTTACGGCCCTGCCCTGACGCTGTTGGCCAGTCTCTTCTTCATGTGGGGGTTCATCACCGTCATCAACAATACGCTGCTGCCGCATCTGCGCAGCGTGTTCGACCTTAGCTACACGCAAACGACGCTGATCGAGTCCGTCTGGTTCATCGCCTATTTCGTCGCGTCCCTGCCCGCAGCCAAGTTGATCGAGCGCGTGGGCTATCAGACGTCGCTGGTGATCGGCCTGCTCATCATGGCGGCAGGATCGCTGGGCATGATGCTGGCGGCCAGCCTGCCCTCTTATGGCGTGACGCTGGCCATGCTGTTCATCATCGCCAGCGGTATCACGCTGCTTCAGGTTGCCGCCAACCCCTATGTCGTCGTGGTCGGCAAGCCGGAGACCGCATCGTCTCGGCTCAATCTGGTGCAGGCGATGAACTCCGCCGGAACGATGCTGGCGCCCCTGTTCGGCGCCTATCTGATCCTGGGACGGTCAAAGGGCGGCACGTCGACCGCCGGAACGGTGCTGACCGAGGCGGAGCGGATTGCCGACGCCCAATCGGTGATCCTGCCCTATGGCATTGTCGCGCTGGTGCTGGTGGCGCTGGCGATCGTCATTGCCCGCTTCCCCCTGCCGGCCATGGGATCAGCGACGAAACGGATGGCGCGGGAAGAGCGCAAGAAACATTCCCTTTGGGCGCATCGCAACCTGCTGTTCGGCATTCCGGCGATCTTCATCTATGTTCTGGCAGAGATCGGCGTCGCCAACCTGTTCGTGAATTTCGTCAGCCAGCCGGACATTGCGAACCTTACCCATGAGCAAGCGGGCCGTTACCTGACATTCCTTTGGGGTGGCATGATGGTCGGCCGCTTTGTCGGTTCCGCGATCATGCAAAGGGTCGATGCAGGCAAGGTGCTGGCCGCGTTCGCCACCGGCGCCTTCATCGTGATGATCGTCACGGTCCTGTCCGATGGCCCCATTGCGATGTGGTCGCTGATCCTCGTTGGCCTTTTCCATTCCATCATGTTCCCGACCATCTTTGCGCTGGGCATCCGCGGCCTGGGGCCCTTGACGGAAGAAGGGTCGGGCCTGCTGATCATGGCCATCGCGGGCGGATCGCTGGTCGTGGTGCAGGGATGGCTGGCCGATAATTACGGCCTGCAAAATTCCTTCCTGCTGACGGCGGTGTGTGAACTGTACATCCTCTTCTACGCGCTATGGGGTTCGCGCCCCACGGCCGCCCTGCCGGACCAGCAGGTGAGTTGA
- a CDS encoding N-formylglutamate amidohydrolase yields the protein MSYSAPRVPAQSTLSHDLYGPERPIAPVIISVPHAGRDYDAALLDAARVAPDILRRLEDRWADLLAHPLIDRGYHVLVARAPRAMIDLNRHEREIDPAMVAAMPRDVPLQGSAKLRGGLGLIPRRLPGAYELWHRPVGWDEVRRRIDLIHRPYHATISRMMRAAREAHGHAVLIDLHSMPPLAPTAAGQPAPGVVLGDRFGRAASTRLMTLAADVLAGYGLTVAQNHPYAGDHMIERHGKPAHDLYAMQVEVDRSLYLDAALDKPGLGLPRLQAIIGGLVEAIAAELPRATYPLAAE from the coding sequence TTGAGCTATTCCGCACCGCGCGTTCCGGCCCAATCCACCTTGTCACATGATTTGTACGGACCGGAGCGGCCGATCGCTCCGGTCATCATTTCCGTTCCCCATGCCGGACGCGACTATGACGCTGCGCTGCTGGATGCGGCCAGGGTCGCGCCGGACATCTTGCGGCGGCTGGAAGATCGCTGGGCGGACCTGCTTGCCCATCCGCTGATCGACCGGGGCTATCATGTTCTGGTTGCCCGCGCGCCGCGCGCCATGATCGATCTTAACCGTCACGAGCGAGAGATTGATCCCGCGATGGTTGCGGCCATGCCGCGCGACGTCCCGTTGCAGGGCAGTGCGAAGCTGCGCGGCGGACTGGGCCTCATTCCCCGTCGGCTGCCCGGCGCCTATGAATTGTGGCATCGGCCGGTCGGCTGGGACGAAGTGCGCCGCCGCATCGACCTGATCCATCGCCCCTATCATGCCACGATCAGCCGGATGATGCGCGCGGCGAGGGAGGCGCACGGCCACGCCGTGCTGATCGACCTGCATTCCATGCCGCCGCTTGCGCCCACTGCGGCGGGGCAGCCCGCACCGGGGGTCGTGCTGGGCGACCGTTTCGGTCGCGCCGCTTCTACGCGCCTGATGACGCTGGCGGCGGATGTGCTGGCGGGTTATGGGCTGACGGTAGCGCAAAACCATCCCTATGCCGGCGACCATATGATCGAACGGCATGGGAAGCCGGCCCATGATCTTTATGCGATGCAGGTGGAAGTGGACCGCAGCCTTTATCTGGACGCGGCGCTCGACAAGCCCGGTCTGGGCCTGCCGCGGCTTCAGGCGATCATCGGGGGCCTTGTCGAAGCAATCGCCGCCGAACTGCCGCGCGCAACCTATCCGCTCGCTGCCGAATAG
- the cpdR gene encoding cell cycle two-component system response regulator CpdR, which translates to MVRILLAEDDDSMRTYLARALERSGYDVVAVATGAQAVPYIDSEPFDLLLTDIVMPEMDGIELAQHAATVAPDMRIMFITGFAAVTLKAGKAVPQAKVLSKPFHLRDLVLEIDRIFGSNSMTGLN; encoded by the coding sequence ATGGTTCGAATTTTGCTGGCCGAAGATGATGACAGCATGCGCACCTATCTCGCCCGTGCGCTGGAGCGGTCGGGTTATGACGTGGTGGCTGTGGCGACCGGCGCGCAGGCGGTGCCGTACATCGACAGTGAACCGTTCGACCTGTTGCTGACCGATATCGTCATGCCGGAGATGGACGGCATCGAACTGGCGCAGCATGCCGCGACGGTGGCGCCCGACATGCGAATCATGTTCATCACCGGCTTTGCCGCCGTCACGTTGAAGGCCGGCAAGGCCGTGCCGCAGGCCAAGGTGCTGTCCAAGCCCTTCCATCTGCGCGACCTGGTGCTGGAAATCGACCGGATCTTTGGCAGCAACAGCATGACCGGACTCAACTGA